TCCGCCGCGCCGGGGAGACGCTTCAGTTGCTGGACCCCGCCAAGGGCCCGCGCGCGCTGCCGCCGGTACGCACCAACGCCAAGCTCTACACCGATGTCTCCCCGCTAGACCTCGTGGGCTTTGCCGAGAAGGTGCGCCTGCTGGAGACCATCGACGCAGCGGCGCGCGCCCGCGATCCGCGCGTCTCGCAGGTCAGCGCCAGCCTTTCGGGTTCTTGGTCCGTGGTCGAGATCGTCCGGCCCGACGGCTACGTCGCCACCGATGTGCGCCCGCTGGTGCGCCTCAACGTATCGATCGTGGCGGAAAGCAACGGGCGGCGCGAAACCGGCTCGTTCGGCATGGGCGGCCGCTTCCTCTACGACGACCTGTTCAAGCCGGAGACCTGGAACGAAGGCATCGACGTGGCCCTGGCGCAGGCGCTGGTGAACCTTGAAAGCATCGACGCCCCCGCCGGTGAGTTCGCCGTGCTGTGCGGCCCCGGCTGGCCCGGCGTGCTGCTGCACGAGGCGATCGGCCACGGCCTCGAAGGCGATTTCAACCGCAAGGGCACCTCCGCGTTCTCCGGCCGCATCGGCGAGCGCGTGGCCGCCAGCGGCGTCACCATCGTCGACGACGGCTCGATCCCCGGCCGGCGCGGGTCGCTGACCATCGACGACGAGGGCACCCCTACCCGCGAAACCGTGCTGATCGAGGACGGCATCCTCAAGGGCTATATGCAGGATCGTCTCAACGCCCGCCTGATGGGCGTAGAATCCACCGGCAACGGCCGCCGTGAAAACTACGCCCACGCCCCGCAGGTGCGCATGACCAACACCTTCATGAAGGGTGGAAACGACGATCCCGCCGAAATGCTTGCGGGCATGAAAAAGGGCATCTTCGCCAAGAGCTTCGGCGGCGGCCAGGTCGACATCGTCTCGGGCAAGTTCGTGTTCTCCTGCACCGAGGCCTACATGGTCGAGAACGGCAAACTGGGCGCCCCGATCAAGGGCGCGACGCTGATCGGCGACGGACCTTCGGTGCTGACCCGCGTCAAGGCAATCGGCAACGACCTCGAACTGGACCGGGGCGTCGGCGTCTGCGGCAAGGGCGGGCAGAGCGTGCCGGCAGGCGTAGGCCAGCCCTCGCTGCTGATCGAGGGATTGACGGTGGGCGGCACCGCCTGAGCCTGTCCTTACGGTCAGCCCCAGTTCAGCCGACTCGTGCCATACGTAGGACAACGCGGGGTGCGTTGGAAAGGAACAAGGCCATGAAGAAGCTTGCGATCGCCGCGACATTCGCGCTCGGCGCCGCCATGTTCGCCGCTCCTGCCGTCGATGCCCGTACCAAGCTGACCGGAGAGCAACAGCTCGCCAAGATGCTGGATGGGCGCGAAGCCGGCAAGCCGGTGAGCTGCATCCCCTATTCGCAGACCCAGAACACAACCGTGATCGACAAGACCGCGATCGTCTACCGGGTCGGCGGCACGCTCTACGTCAACCGGCCGACCAATGCCGACCGGCTGGACAATGACGATATCATGGTGACGAAGCTCTACACGTCGCAGCTGTGCAGGCTCGATACCGTGCAGCTGCACGATCGCACGGTCGGCAACATGTGGAACGGCTTCGTCGGCCTTCAGGACTTCGTGCCATACCGCAAGGCTCCAGCCGCGAACTGATCTTATTGCGTTTCCTCGGGAAAAGGGTCGGAGGCATTGCTTCCGGCCCTCTTCTTTTGCGTACAAGACAGGAGCGCGCCCTCGCCGCAGTACCTGCGTCATTGCGCGCAGGATTTTTGCGGGCATGGTGCATGCGATGAACCGCCGTACCTTTTCCCGCGCCGTGCTGGCCTTGCTCTACGCGGCGGCCGGTGTGCTCCACCTTGCCTTGCCCGCACCGTTCCTCGGCATCGTGCCGCCCTGGGTGCCTTTCCCCGCACTGGTCGTCGCCCTGACCGGCCTTGCGGAGATCGCCGGAGCCGCCGGACTGCTCCAGCCCCTGTCACCCGCTTTGCGCCGGGCGGCCGGCTGGGGCCTTGCCGCCTATGCGCTCTGCGTTTGGCCGGCCAACGTCCAGCACATGCTGATCGACATGGCGAAACCCGGGCACGGTCTGGGCCTTGGCTACCACATCCCGCGCCTGGCGCTGCAGCCGGTGCTGATCTGGTGGCCCCTGTGGGCCGCCAGCGTCACCGACTGGCCATGGCGCCGCCGACCGGCCTAAGCCGCTTTACGGTGCCGGGACCGTTTCGGGCACCGGGGGCAGAGCGGGCGTACCCGATACCGGCGCCTCCGGCGCGGGCGCGGCCGGGGCCATTCCCGTAGAGC
The DNA window shown above is from Novosphingobium sp. P6W and carries:
- a CDS encoding DoxX family protein, translated to MNRRTFSRAVLALLYAAAGVLHLALPAPFLGIVPPWVPFPALVVALTGLAEIAGAAGLLQPLSPALRRAAGWGLAAYALCVWPANVQHMLIDMAKPGHGLGLGYHIPRLALQPVLIWWPLWAASVTDWPWRRRPA
- the tldD gene encoding metalloprotease TldD, with product MTMTDPRSLLYAQLSPEEAQALAAETLKSCEDGELFMQFVASEAFGFDDGRLKTADYSRDAGFGLRGVSGEMTGFAHANEISPAAIRRAGETLQLLDPAKGPRALPPVRTNAKLYTDVSPLDLVGFAEKVRLLETIDAAARARDPRVSQVSASLSGSWSVVEIVRPDGYVATDVRPLVRLNVSIVAESNGRRETGSFGMGGRFLYDDLFKPETWNEGIDVALAQALVNLESIDAPAGEFAVLCGPGWPGVLLHEAIGHGLEGDFNRKGTSAFSGRIGERVAASGVTIVDDGSIPGRRGSLTIDDEGTPTRETVLIEDGILKGYMQDRLNARLMGVESTGNGRRENYAHAPQVRMTNTFMKGGNDDPAEMLAGMKKGIFAKSFGGGQVDIVSGKFVFSCTEAYMVENGKLGAPIKGATLIGDGPSVLTRVKAIGNDLELDRGVGVCGKGGQSVPAGVGQPSLLIEGLTVGGTA